Genomic DNA from Peribacillus simplex NBRC 15720 = DSM 1321:
AAAAACAATCCCTGTAAAGGCACCAATGACCATCAATCCTTCTAAACCGATGTTTATGACACCTGCCCGTTCAGAAAACACTCCTCCGAGTGAAGTAAAAATAAGTGGAGCAGCTAGAGCAATCATAGATGGAATAATAATTTGTAATACTTGGTAAAAATCCACTTATTTCACCCCTTTCTTAAATCGAGCGGCAATCCAACGAATAAAATAACTGGATGCGACGAAGAAAATGATCAATGCTATGACAATATCTACAATTTCACTAGGTATTCCGGTTTCTAGCGGCATATTTAAGGCCCCGGCTTTCAGTCCCCCAAATAATAAGGCTGCCAGCACAACACCAATAGCCGTATTCGCTCCTAGTAAGGCTACTGCAATCCCATCAAAGCCCATACCTGTGAACCCGCCTTTAACTGCGGCATAACCGAAAGTCCCAAGGCCTTCCATCGCACCTGCAAGCCCTGCAAACGAACCTGATATAACCATGGAAAGTATGATGTTCTTATTTACACTCATCCCTGCATATTCGGAAGCGTGCTGATTAAAACCTACCGCTTTCAGTTCAAAGCCAGTTTTTGTCCTTTCAAGAAGGAGCCACATGATGATTACGCAAATAATCGCTACCACTATTCCCCAATGCATCCGGGAAAAATCCGTAATGCTTTCAAAAAAAGGAGACCGCAGTGATGCTGTATCAGCAATTCTTTCTGTTTTATCCAGCTTGTCAGTCATTACATTCCGAATTAAATAATTCGTCACATATAAAGCAGTATAATTCAACATAATCGAAACGATTACTTCATGTACACGGAACTTAGCTTTTAAATAACCAGGGATAAATGCCCACAAGGCGCCAGCAGCTGCACCAACTAAGATGGCAAGCGGCAAATGGATGATCCTTGGAAGATCAAAAGCGATTCCGACCCAAACTGCCGCCAGCCAACCTACAATTAATTGCCCTTCTACACCGATATTGAAAAGGCCCGTACGAAAAGCAAAAGCCACTGCCAAACCAGCAAGGATATAAGGGATGATTGTCCTGACGGATTCCCCTACATAATAAGAATCACCAATAATTCCATTTATCATGGAGCCATAGCCGGCAACTGGGTCATAGCCGCTTACTAACATGATTATGGCCCCAACGACTAAGCCTAGGATAACTGCTATTAACGGACTCGTTAATTTAGATAAATACTTAGACATTTTGTTTTCCACCTGCTTCCGTCCGTTTACTGCCGGCCATAAGAAGGCCAAGCTCCTGTTCAGTCGTTTCTTTTGGATCGACAATTGCGACGATTTCCCCTTCGTATATAACGGCAATTCTGTCGCTCACATTCATGATTTCTTCCAATTCAAATGATATGAGGAGTACCGCTTTTCCTGCATCACGCTGTTCAATTAGACGTTTATGGATAAATTCGATCGCTCCTACATCAAGCCCGCGTGTTGGCTGTGCGGCAATCAATAAATCCGGGTTCCTATCAACTTCCCGGCCGATGATCGCTTTTTGCTGATTCCCGCCAGAAAGAGCCCTTGCCGGGGTATATTCACTCGGAGTGCGAACATCGTAACTT
This window encodes:
- a CDS encoding ABC transporter permease encodes the protein MSKYLSKLTSPLIAVILGLVVGAIIMLVSGYDPVAGYGSMINGIIGDSYYVGESVRTIIPYILAGLAVAFAFRTGLFNIGVEGQLIVGWLAAVWVGIAFDLPRIIHLPLAILVGAAAGALWAFIPGYLKAKFRVHEVIVSIMLNYTALYVTNYLIRNVMTDKLDKTERIADTASLRSPFFESITDFSRMHWGIVVAIICVIIMWLLLERTKTGFELKAVGFNQHASEYAGMSVNKNIILSMVISGSFAGLAGAMEGLGTFGYAAVKGGFTGMGFDGIAVALLGANTAIGVVLAALLFGGLKAGALNMPLETGIPSEIVDIVIALIIFFVASSYFIRWIAARFKKGVK